Proteins encoded within one genomic window of Cellulomonas flavigena DSM 20109:
- a CDS encoding DUF4190 domain-containing protein, with translation MSGQPYGYAPQVPTDGLAVASLVTSGAGLLLMAGAPGPIGIGLGIGALVRLKRNGRRGRGLAIAGIALGAVGTIVIGLLVWFFVWAAQVTSSTISQTEELLGGGSSLDQLLEDLESGSGGSSSQDLDELLGQLDEELGSSGGGSLDDLLSELGEPSDGSLDVLPSYALPQDVALGTCWVAMPEYYDLRDAEVVPCSQDHDAEVVALLTATGAPATDLTVDDPVLTAALEQCDAAVAALDPELLDWGYTDVWLPHPDQVAAGQLAGYCVYEDVLGTTDSLVAPAGTSS, from the coding sequence GTGTCCGGGCAGCCCTACGGGTACGCCCCTCAGGTCCCGACCGACGGGCTCGCCGTCGCCTCGCTCGTCACGTCGGGAGCCGGGCTCCTGCTCATGGCGGGCGCCCCGGGGCCGATCGGCATCGGGCTGGGCATCGGTGCGCTCGTCCGCCTGAAGCGCAACGGCAGGCGTGGGCGTGGCCTGGCGATCGCCGGCATCGCCCTCGGGGCCGTCGGCACGATCGTCATCGGGCTCCTCGTCTGGTTCTTCGTCTGGGCCGCACAGGTGACCTCGTCGACGATCAGCCAGACCGAGGAGCTCCTGGGCGGCGGGTCATCGCTCGACCAGCTCCTCGAGGACCTCGAGAGCGGCAGCGGAGGGTCGTCGTCCCAGGACCTCGACGAGCTCCTCGGTCAGCTCGACGAGGAGCTCGGGAGCTCGGGTGGCGGGTCGCTCGACGACCTGCTGAGCGAGCTCGGGGAGCCGAGCGACGGGTCGCTCGACGTCCTGCCGTCGTACGCGCTGCCGCAGGACGTCGCGCTCGGGACCTGCTGGGTCGCGATGCCGGAGTACTACGACCTGCGTGACGCCGAGGTCGTGCCCTGCTCGCAGGACCACGACGCCGAGGTGGTCGCGCTGCTGACCGCGACCGGCGCACCCGCGACGGACCTCACCGTCGACGACCCCGTGCTGACGGCGGCGCTCGAGCAGTGCGACGCAGCGGTCGCGGCGCTCGACCCCGAGCTCCTGGACTGGGGCTACACCGACGTGTGGCTGCCGCACCCCGACCAGGTGGCCGCCGGTCAGCTCGCCGGCTACTGCGTGTACGAGGACGTGCTCGGCACCACCGACTCCCTCGTCGCCCCGGCAGGGACGTCGTCCTGA
- a CDS encoding family 43 glycosylhydrolase, whose amino-acid sequence MSATGTGVDDVAVGTAVEAGPFDGPLVEGVFTADPSGHVWDGVLYVYASHDEETGAQHDDDGSHFDMRDYRVLELRDLAGPVIEHAVLHVDDVPWADRQMWAPDAARRGDTFYLFFPAKDAEGVFRIGVATSSSPTGPFIAECAPLDGVGSIDPAVLTDDDAAYLYVGGIMGGQLQRWDGGTYTGVDRYPAPHEPALGPLVARLTDDLLALAEPTREVVVTDPDGVPLTQGDPRRFFEGPWVSKIDGVYHLLYSTGGAHTLVHATSDSPYGPFTYRGTVLEPVAGWTTQGSIVQLDGAWYLLYHDARSSGRDHLRNVRIAPLTVHPDGRLTADPR is encoded by the coding sequence GTGAGCGCAACGGGGACGGGCGTCGACGACGTCGCGGTCGGCACGGCCGTCGAGGCAGGGCCGTTCGACGGTCCCCTCGTCGAGGGCGTGTTCACCGCGGACCCGTCCGGTCACGTGTGGGACGGCGTGCTGTACGTGTACGCGTCGCACGACGAGGAGACCGGCGCGCAGCACGACGACGACGGCAGCCACTTCGACATGCGCGACTACCGCGTGCTCGAGCTGCGCGACCTCGCGGGCCCGGTGATCGAGCACGCCGTGCTGCACGTCGACGACGTGCCGTGGGCGGACCGGCAGATGTGGGCGCCCGACGCCGCGCGCCGCGGCGACACGTTCTACCTGTTCTTCCCCGCCAAGGACGCCGAGGGCGTCTTCCGCATCGGCGTGGCGACGTCCTCGTCGCCGACCGGCCCGTTCATCGCCGAGTGCGCGCCCCTCGACGGCGTCGGCAGCATCGACCCCGCAGTCCTCACGGACGACGACGCGGCGTACCTGTACGTCGGCGGCATCATGGGCGGCCAGCTGCAGCGCTGGGACGGCGGCACCTACACCGGCGTCGACCGCTACCCCGCACCGCACGAGCCCGCGCTCGGCCCGCTCGTCGCGCGCCTCACCGACGACCTGCTCGCGCTCGCGGAGCCGACGCGCGAGGTCGTCGTCACCGACCCCGACGGCGTGCCGCTCACCCAGGGTGATCCGCGCCGGTTCTTCGAGGGCCCGTGGGTCTCGAAGATCGACGGCGTCTACCACCTGCTGTACTCCACGGGCGGCGCGCACACGCTCGTCCACGCGACGTCCGACTCGCCGTACGGCCCGTTCACGTACCGCGGCACGGTGCTCGAGCCCGTCGCCGGGTGGACCACGCAGGGCTCGATCGTGCAGCTCGACGGCGCGTGGTACCTGCTGTACCACGACGCCCGCTCGTCGGGCCGCGACCACCTGCGCAACGTGCGCATCGCGCCGCTGACCGTGCACCCCGACGGACGGCTGACGGCCGACCCGCGCTGA
- a CDS encoding exodeoxyribonuclease III yields MLLATWNINSIRARVDRAVAFLERTGVDVLALQETKVKDEAFPREPFEALGYEVATHGYSQWNGVAIVSRVGLTDVERGFPGQPTWGDPGVAEARALGATCGGVRVWSLYVPNGREIEDPHYTYKLDWLGALRDAAEGWLTADPRAQVALVGDWNIAPLDTDVWDIARFAGRTHVTPAERQAFEALAHAGYSEVSRVHVPAEHTYTYWDYQQLRFPRNEGMRIDLTYASPTLAARVTGVRIERDERKGKQPSDHVPVVLEIAEP; encoded by the coding sequence ATGCTGCTGGCGACGTGGAACATCAACTCGATCCGGGCGCGCGTGGACCGGGCGGTCGCGTTCCTCGAGCGCACAGGCGTCGACGTGCTCGCGCTGCAGGAGACGAAGGTCAAGGACGAGGCGTTCCCGCGCGAGCCGTTCGAGGCGCTCGGGTACGAGGTCGCCACGCACGGGTACTCGCAGTGGAACGGCGTCGCGATCGTTTCGCGCGTGGGCCTGACGGACGTCGAGCGCGGCTTCCCGGGGCAGCCGACGTGGGGCGACCCGGGCGTCGCCGAGGCCCGCGCGCTCGGCGCGACGTGCGGCGGCGTGCGCGTGTGGAGCCTGTACGTGCCGAACGGTCGCGAGATCGAGGACCCGCACTACACGTACAAGCTCGACTGGCTCGGTGCGCTGCGCGACGCCGCGGAGGGCTGGCTGACCGCGGACCCGCGAGCGCAGGTCGCGCTCGTCGGCGACTGGAACATCGCCCCGCTCGACACCGACGTGTGGGACATCGCCCGGTTCGCCGGCCGCACGCACGTCACGCCCGCCGAGCGGCAGGCCTTCGAGGCCCTCGCCCACGCGGGCTACAGCGAGGTGTCGCGCGTGCACGTGCCCGCCGAGCACACCTACACGTACTGGGACTACCAGCAGCTGCGCTTCCCGCGGAACGAGGGCATGCGCATCGACCTCACGTACGCCAGCCCCACGCTGGCGGCACGCGTCACCGGCGTGCGGATCGAGCGCGACGAGCGCAAGGGCAAGCAGCCGTCGGACCACGTGCCGGTCGTGCTCGAGATCGCGGAGCCCTGA
- a CDS encoding SDR family NAD(P)-dependent oxidoreductase: MTADLAGRRALVTGGASGIGRAVAVALAAAGADVALTYLTHDPAPVVAEIESMRRLAFAVQLDARHSFDVDAAVSRAAKALGGIDILVNNVGGLVDRRPLAITDDAHWHHVMDLNLSSVFYTTRATLPLLPRGGRIVTVGAQAALSGGGTGGVPYATAKAAVEGFTRALARELGPREITVNAVAPGFVRDTPFHAVHTPEPAQRAAVAATPLRRAGEPADVAAAVLHLVSDAASFVTGSVLDVNGGAWFR, from the coding sequence ATGACGGCCGACCTCGCCGGGCGTCGCGCGCTCGTGACGGGCGGGGCGAGCGGCATCGGGCGCGCGGTCGCGGTGGCGCTGGCCGCGGCCGGCGCGGACGTCGCCCTGACGTACCTCACGCACGACCCGGCACCCGTGGTGGCCGAGATCGAGTCGATGCGACGTCTGGCGTTCGCGGTGCAGCTCGACGCGCGGCACAGCTTCGACGTCGACGCGGCGGTGTCGAGGGCGGCGAAGGCGCTCGGTGGGATCGACATCCTCGTCAACAACGTCGGCGGGCTCGTCGACCGGCGTCCGTTGGCGATCACGGACGACGCGCACTGGCACCACGTCATGGACCTCAACCTGTCCTCGGTGTTCTACACGACGCGTGCGACGCTGCCGCTGCTGCCCCGCGGCGGCCGGATCGTGACGGTCGGTGCGCAGGCGGCGCTCAGCGGCGGGGGCACGGGTGGCGTGCCGTACGCGACGGCGAAGGCCGCGGTCGAGGGCTTCACGCGCGCGCTCGCGCGTGAGCTCGGGCCGCGGGAGATCACGGTGAACGCGGTGGCGCCGGGTTTCGTCCGCGACACGCCGTTCCACGCCGTGCACACGCCCGAGCCGGCGCAGCGGGCCGCGGTCGCGGCGACACCGCTGCGGCGCGCGGGGGAGCCGGCGGACGTGGCGGCGGCGGTGCTCCACCTGGTGTCGGACGCGGCGTCGTTCGTCACGGGGTCGGTGCTCGACGTCAACGGCGGGGCGTGGTTCCGGTGA